Proteins encoded by one window of Anopheles maculipalpis chromosome 2RL, idAnoMacuDA_375_x, whole genome shotgun sequence:
- the LOC126568093 gene encoding polyadenylate-binding protein-interacting protein 1-like, whose product MAQQKEYPEMRAPNSDKLSPNAEVFVPKSQLSEYIQNMEQNQSQMGMHQPPTSQVHQRFAIAQGGGDGSGGGGGSSGYEYASPMTLQNRLSNMQIVDGGDNGKEFNHHHHHQQPMHHQQHHQQHHQQHRGQQHHGYHHHHQQQPHQAYGSYGYQNNHHVQQGGMGGDHRKYNNGGQQQHQHHHHRSRQHHHQSHHHQQHQPQQQYGGNHQQDFMDGGGPGAAGGYNNMMAPNWDTNFQEDIEQISYRQTQAIDYLTGVIAELFDNPGLFDDSVKKKLPEKLGDLRQDHYVLSSTIEMIFEQSIREPNFRYMGARLCKLLDSLNNGPNLALRELLRLKMEDQSGELPQFMKNEQVKVRGATLFLAELYMQLRDPQQPFGKTISEHIINAIEILLGKEGPENTKCVCQCLKLCGYELEQDCPEKVESILSKLENQTNVQSSTEAMIRSVFTLRKNAWGRSEEPAAAVPPMPVPTDAMLMGGAGVAQNLPVFYGPDGEVLTEEEHSFLSIHVATDANRNANYDYDDDDEYGVVDPNEDLEIQEAYEDFIQSSGQNQLRQQQYRPNV is encoded by the exons ATGGCTCAACAGAAGGAGTATCCTGAGATGCGTGCCCCGAATAGTGA CAAACTGTCTCCCAACGCGGAGGTGTTCGTACCGAAGTCCCAATTATCTGAGTACATCCAAAATATGGAACAAAATCAATCGCAGATGGGAATGCATCAACCGCCTACGTCACAAGTGCATCAACGGTTTGCGATTGCACAGGGCGGTGGTGATGGAAGTGGTGGAGGCGGCGGCAGCAGTGGATACGAATACGCCTCACCGATGACATTGCAGAACCGGTTAAGTAATATGCAGATTGTGGACGGTGGTGATAATGGGAAGGAG ttcaatcaccatcatcaccaccaacagccaatgcatcatcagcagcatcatcagcagcatcatcagcagcaccgtGGTCAGCAACATCATGgctaccatcatcaccatcagcagcagccacatCAAGCGTACGGTTCGTATGGCTACCAGAACAACCATCATGTGCAACAGGGTGGTATGGGAGGTGATCACCGAAAGTACAACAATggtggccagcagcagcatcagcaccatcaccatcgctcccgacagcatcatcatcagtcgcatcatcaccaacaacatcagccgcagcagcagtacggtGGAAATCATCAACAGGATTTTATGGACGGTGGAGGGCCTGGGGCGGCCGGTGGCTACAACAATATGATGGCTCCGAACTGGGATACCAACTTTCAGGAAGACATCGAACAG ATATCTTACAGACAAACGCAAGCAATCGACTATCTGACCGGCGTGATTGCGGAACTGTTCGACAATCCGGGGCTGTTTGATGATTCGGTCAAGAAAAAGCTGCCGGAAAAGTTGGGCGATCTGCGCCAGGATCATTATGTGTTGAGCAGCACAATTGAGATGATTTTCGAGCAG TCAATCAGGGAACCCAACTTCCGCTACATGGGTGCGCGTCTGTGTAAACTGCTGGACAGTTTGAACAATGGGCCCAACCTAGCACTGCGGGAACTGTTGCGGCTCAAGATGGAGGACCAGAGCGGTGAGCTGCCTCAGTTCATGAAGAACGAACAGGTGAAGGTACGCGGTGCTACGCTTTTCCTGGCCGAACTGTACATGCAGCTGCGTGATCCGCAG caACCATTCGGCAAAACGATTTCGGAGCACATCATAAACGCGATCGAAATTCTGCTCGGCAAGGAAGGACCGGAAAACACGAAATGTGTTTGCCAATGCTTGAAG CTCTGCGGGTACGAACTGGAACAAGACTGTCCGGAAAAGGTGGAATCTATTCTGAGCAAGCTCGAAAACCAGACGAATGTCCAGTCGTCCACGGAAGCAATGATCCGATCGGTGTTTACGCTACGAAAAAATGCTTGGGGCCGAAGCGAGGAACCGGCCGCGGCCGTTCCACCGATGCCAGTCCCGACCGACGCCATGCTGATGGGTGGTGCGGGCGTAGCCCAAAACCTTCCCGTCTTTTATGGGCCCGATGGTGAGGTGTTGACGGAAGAAGAACACTCGTTCCTGTCGATCCACGTGGCAACTGATGCAAACCGGAACGCAAACTATGATTACGA tgatgatgatgagtacGGGGTGGTCGATCCGAACGAAGATCTGGAGATACAGGAAGCGTATGAGGACTTCATCCAGAGCAGTGGTCAAAACCAGCTGCGCCAACAGCAGTACCGGCCAAATGTGTAA